Proteins encoded in a region of the Puniceibacterium sp. IMCC21224 genome:
- the modC gene encoding molybdenum ABC transporter ATP-binding protein, producing the protein MSLKVDIAHQQGAFALNVAFEAPEGVTVLFGRSGSGKTSVVNAVAGLLRPDGGRIEVAGRVLFDSKARINVPVHRRSLGYVFQEGRLFPHLTVRQNLLYARRVTGRHSDTGLDRVVDLLGLGALLDRSPGALSGGEGQRVAIGRALLSDPAMLLMDEPLAALDGARKAEILPFLERLRRGAGVPILYVSHNMAEVARLATHVVVLDDGQVAQTGPAEALLSDPAMVRIMGVRDAGAVLQARVLRHADDGVTELQVSGGVLCLPEIDTAVGTELRVRILAQDVMLAVERPRGISALNILPVQVVALRRGDGPGVIVQLQAGDDRLLARVTRRSADALELNPGRPCFAVLKSVAVAQTDIGLGLQS; encoded by the coding sequence ATGAGCCTGAAAGTGGATATCGCGCACCAGCAGGGGGCCTTTGCCCTGAACGTCGCGTTTGAGGCACCCGAGGGCGTCACGGTACTGTTTGGTCGCTCAGGATCGGGCAAAACCTCGGTTGTTAACGCGGTTGCAGGGCTTTTGCGGCCTGACGGGGGGCGGATCGAGGTGGCGGGGCGTGTGCTGTTTGACTCCAAGGCCCGAATTAACGTGCCGGTCCACCGCCGCAGTCTGGGCTATGTATTTCAAGAGGGACGGCTGTTCCCGCATCTGACCGTGCGGCAGAACCTGCTCTATGCCCGACGTGTTACCGGGCGGCACAGCGACACGGGGCTGGACCGGGTGGTCGACCTTCTTGGGTTGGGTGCGTTGCTGGATCGCAGCCCCGGCGCGCTGTCGGGCGGCGAGGGGCAGCGGGTTGCCATCGGGCGGGCGCTGTTGTCGGACCCGGCGATGCTGTTGATGGACGAACCGCTGGCGGCCCTGGACGGTGCCCGCAAGGCCGAGATTCTGCCATTTCTGGAACGGTTGCGACGCGGGGCCGGAGTGCCGATCCTCTATGTCAGCCACAATATGGCCGAGGTGGCGCGACTGGCCACCCATGTTGTCGTTCTGGACGATGGACAGGTGGCGCAGACCGGCCCGGCCGAGGCGCTGTTGTCGGACCCGGCGATGGTGCGCATCATGGGGGTGCGCGATGCCGGTGCCGTGTTACAGGCGCGGGTGCTGCGCCATGCCGACGACGGCGTGACGGAATTGCAGGTCTCGGGCGGGGTGCTTTGCCTGCCCGAAATCGACACCGCGGTTGGCACCGAACTGCGTGTGCGCATTCTGGCGCAGGATGTGATGTTGGCTGTGGAGCGTCCGCGCGGGATCTCAGCGCTCAATATCCTGCCGGTGCAGGTCGTGGCCCTGCGGCGCGGCGATGGGCCAGGGGTCATCGTGCAGCTTCAGGCCGGAGATGATCGCCTGCTGGCGCGTGTGACCCGGCGCAGTGCGGATGCACTGGAGTTGAATCCGGGCCGACCCTGTTTTGCCGTGCTCAAATCTGTGGCAGTTGCGCAGACTGACATCGGTCTGGGCTTGCAGAGCTGA
- a CDS encoding helix-turn-helix domain-containing protein, translating into MLYTIDKRARSDLFRIRLGQAMQRAGMSQSALARQIGVDRSTVSQLLSGADARLPNAHVAGNCASALGVSADWLLGLSDRPENAADLLASAMSVTEAPRALVDEQIFAWHQEAAGYKIRHVPASLPDMLKTRATLEWEYAPHLGRTTEQAINASADRLGWMRNARSDYEIALPRHELHSFATGTGYYDGLPADTRRDQIDHLIELCETLYPRLRVYLFDARRVYSAPITLFGPLLAVLYVGRSYLAFRDTERIIAFTSHFDHLVREADVTSRALPDHLRVLRDQIA; encoded by the coding sequence ATGCTGTATACAATCGACAAACGCGCCCGATCAGACCTGTTTCGCATCAGGCTCGGACAGGCGATGCAGCGCGCAGGCATGTCTCAAAGCGCTTTGGCCCGGCAGATCGGCGTCGATCGCTCGACGGTGTCGCAATTGCTATCCGGTGCGGACGCGCGATTGCCCAATGCACATGTGGCCGGAAATTGCGCATCGGCGCTTGGCGTTTCGGCCGACTGGCTGTTGGGTTTGTCAGACCGGCCGGAAAACGCTGCCGACCTGCTGGCCAGCGCGATGTCGGTGACCGAAGCGCCGCGCGCGCTGGTCGATGAACAGATCTTTGCCTGGCACCAAGAAGCGGCAGGCTACAAAATCCGCCATGTGCCCGCGTCGCTGCCCGATATGCTCAAAACGCGGGCGACGCTGGAATGGGAATATGCGCCCCACCTTGGCCGCACGACCGAGCAGGCCATCAACGCGTCAGCCGACAGGCTAGGCTGGATGCGCAACGCGCGGTCTGATTACGAAATCGCGCTGCCGCGTCACGAATTGCACAGCTTTGCCACTGGCACAGGCTATTACGACGGATTGCCCGCCGACACACGGCGCGATCAGATCGACCACCTGATCGAGCTTTGCGAAACGCTCTATCCCCGCCTGCGCGTCTATCTGTTTGACGCGCGGCGGGTCTATTCCGCGCCGATCACCCTGTTTGGGCCGCTGCTGGCCGTGCTTTATGTCGGGCGCAGCTATCTGGCGTTTCGCGACACCGAACGCATCATCGCTTTTACCAGCCATTTCGACCATCTGGTGCGCGAGGCCGACGTGACCAGCCGCGCCCTGCCCGACCATCTGCGCGTCCTGCGCGACCAGATTGCCTGA
- the modB gene encoding molybdate ABC transporter permease subunit, which produces MEFLGPQEWQAVALSLKVAFWATLVSLPFGLGVALALARGRFPGRQILNGLVHLPLILPPVVTGYLLLLTFGRRGPVGGVLEHVFGIVLAFRWTGAALAAAIMAFPLMVRAMRLAIEAVDPKLEQAAATLGASRLRVFATVTLPLILPGVIAGAVLAFAKALGEFGATITFVSNIPGQTQTVPSAIYAFLQVPGGEDAALRLVMVSVALAMAALLLSEWLARRVAQRIAGR; this is translated from the coding sequence ATGGAATTTCTGGGTCCACAGGAATGGCAGGCGGTGGCACTGTCGCTGAAGGTGGCGTTCTGGGCGACGCTTGTGTCACTGCCGTTTGGCCTTGGGGTGGCGCTGGCGCTGGCGCGGGGGCGGTTTCCGGGGCGCCAGATCCTGAACGGGTTGGTGCATTTGCCGCTGATCCTGCCGCCGGTGGTCACCGGCTATTTGCTGTTGCTGACATTCGGACGACGCGGCCCGGTGGGTGGTGTGCTGGAACATGTGTTTGGCATCGTGCTGGCCTTTCGCTGGACGGGCGCTGCGCTGGCGGCGGCGATCATGGCGTTTCCGTTAATGGTGCGCGCCATGCGGCTGGCGATCGAGGCGGTCGATCCCAAGCTTGAACAGGCGGCGGCGACTTTGGGTGCGTCGCGTCTGCGGGTCTTTGCGACCGTCACGCTGCCACTGATTCTGCCCGGCGTGATCGCGGGGGCGGTGCTGGCCTTTGCCAAGGCGCTGGGCGAATTTGGCGCGACGATCACCTTTGTGTCCAACATTCCCGGTCAAACGCAGACGGTGCCATCGGCGATCTACGCCTTTCTGCAGGTGCCGGGTGGCGAAGATGCGGCGCTACGTTTGGTGATGGTGTCTGTCGCTCTTGCCATGGCGGCGCTGCTGCTGTCGGAATGGCTGGCGCGGCGGGTCGCGCAGAGGATCGCAGGACGATGA
- the lysM gene encoding peptidoglycan-binding protein LysM yields the protein MGLFNFWKKSGKSLVGGGDAAPSADALKKEVADLGLDTKGAEITVEGDKVKVSGGTLSAEEREKVILAVGNVEGVAEVEDDAADTAVFHTVEKGDTLSAVAKKTLGNANRYHEIFEANRPMLTSPDKIYPGQVLRIPQDASA from the coding sequence ATGGGTCTGTTCAATTTCTGGAAGAAATCCGGCAAATCACTGGTCGGTGGTGGCGATGCAGCCCCCAGCGCGGATGCGCTGAAAAAAGAAGTCGCTGATCTGGGGCTCGATACCAAAGGCGCCGAGATCACGGTTGAAGGCGACAAGGTCAAGGTTTCGGGCGGCACCCTGTCGGCAGAAGAGCGCGAAAAGGTGATCCTGGCGGTCGGCAACGTCGAAGGCGTGGCCGAAGTTGAAGATGACGCAGCCGACACAGCCGTGTTCCACACCGTGGAAAAGGGCGACACGTTGTCGGCCGTTGCCAAGAAAACGCTAGGCAATGCCAACCGGTATCACGAGATTTTTGAGGCCAACCGGCCGATGCTGACCAGCCCGGACAAGATCTATCCCGGTCAGGTCTTGCGGATCCCACAGGACGCCAGCGCCTGA
- a CDS encoding acyl-CoA synthetase, protein MRFASMADRNAIEDEMPWAERDLPPTLYGLLSRTAAAYPQRPAVSYQIFSGPKDKAETLTWETLRGKVAQAANLFRSLDVQEDDVVAYVLPNCNETVLALLGGAVAGIANPINPLLEPEQIASILRETGAKVVVTLKAFPKTDVAQKVAEACRHAPDVQTVLEVDLCRYLTPPKSWIVPFIRPKNPGSGHAVVKDFVRECARQPKELAFEDGKSDRVAAYFHTGGTTGMPKVAQHTYQGMIYNGWLGHKLLFDETSNILCPLPLFHVFACHVILMAALASGAHVVFPTPQGYRGEGVFDNFWKLIERWDITFLITVPTALSALMQRPVDADISSVKTAFSGSAPLPLELFKRFEAASGVTVVEGYGLTEATCLVSCNPVAGEKKVGSIGIALPYTDVRILRMVDGTPRDCGVDEIGEICISNPGVYAGHTYTEATKNADLYYFGTYLRTGDLGRKDSENYLWITGRAKDLIIRGGHNIDPAEIEEALLAHPAVAFAGAIGQPDAHSGEVPCGFVELVAGETVTEEALLEHCRLHVHERAAQPKHMTILDELPKTAVGKVFKPDLRKNAITRVYNGALEKGGLDARVTGVVDDKKRGLVAQVTLSFATEEQVGTVLGAFTRPWDVAE, encoded by the coding sequence ATGCGCTTTGCGTCCATGGCCGACAGGAATGCCATCGAAGATGAAATGCCCTGGGCCGAGCGGGATCTGCCGCCAACGCTCTATGGTCTGCTGAGCCGCACCGCAGCTGCGTATCCGCAGCGGCCCGCAGTCAGTTATCAGATCTTTTCCGGCCCCAAGGACAAGGCCGAGACGCTTACATGGGAAACCTTGCGCGGCAAGGTCGCGCAGGCGGCGAACCTGTTCCGGTCGCTGGACGTGCAGGAAGATGACGTGGTTGCCTATGTGCTGCCCAATTGCAACGAGACGGTTCTGGCGCTGCTGGGCGGGGCCGTGGCCGGAATCGCCAACCCGATCAATCCGCTGCTGGAACCCGAACAGATCGCATCGATCCTGCGCGAAACCGGGGCCAAGGTCGTCGTCACCCTCAAGGCGTTCCCCAAGACCGATGTCGCGCAAAAGGTGGCCGAAGCCTGCCGTCATGCGCCCGACGTACAAACGGTGCTTGAGGTTGACCTATGTCGTTACCTCACACCGCCGAAATCATGGATCGTGCCGTTCATCCGCCCCAAGAATCCCGGCAGTGGCCATGCGGTGGTCAAGGATTTTGTCCGCGAATGCGCGCGTCAGCCCAAGGAATTGGCGTTTGAGGATGGCAAGAGTGACCGCGTCGCGGCCTATTTCCACACCGGCGGAACCACGGGCATGCCCAAGGTGGCGCAGCACACCTATCAGGGCATGATCTACAACGGCTGGCTGGGGCATAAGTTGCTGTTCGATGAAACCTCGAACATCCTGTGCCCGCTGCCGCTGTTCCATGTTTTTGCCTGTCACGTCATCCTGATGGCGGCGCTGGCGTCCGGGGCGCATGTGGTTTTTCCGACGCCGCAAGGCTATCGCGGCGAAGGTGTGTTCGACAATTTCTGGAAACTGATCGAACGCTGGGACATCACCTTTCTCATCACCGTGCCGACCGCGCTGTCGGCGCTGATGCAGCGGCCGGTAGATGCCGACATCTCATCGGTCAAAACAGCGTTCTCCGGCTCTGCGCCCCTGCCGCTGGAGTTGTTCAAGAGGTTCGAGGCCGCCAGCGGTGTCACCGTGGTCGAAGGCTATGGCCTGACCGAGGCGACTTGTCTGGTTTCGTGCAATCCCGTAGCGGGGGAAAAGAAGGTCGGATCGATCGGGATCGCGCTACCGTATACCGATGTGCGGATCCTGCGGATGGTGGACGGTACGCCGCGTGATTGCGGCGTGGACGAGATCGGGGAAATCTGCATCTCGAATCCCGGTGTCTACGCCGGCCACACCTATACCGAGGCGACCAAGAACGCCGATCTCTATTATTTTGGCACCTACCTGCGCACGGGGGATCTGGGGCGCAAGGACTCTGAAAACTATTTGTGGATTACCGGACGGGCCAAGGATCTGATCATTCGTGGTGGTCACAACATCGACCCCGCCGAGATCGAAGAGGCGCTGTTGGCGCATCCCGCCGTGGCTTTTGCCGGTGCGATTGGCCAGCCGGATGCTCATTCGGGCGAAGTACCTTGTGGTTTTGTTGAACTGGTGGCCGGCGAAACCGTCACCGAAGAGGCGCTGCTGGAACATTGCCGCCTGCATGTACACGAACGCGCAGCGCAACCCAAACATATGACCATTCTGGATGAATTGCCTAAAACCGCCGTGGGTAAGGTGTTCAAACCCGATCTGCGCAAGAACGCGATCACCCGGGTCTACAACGGCGCGCTGGAAAAGGGCGGGCTGGACGCGCGGGTGACAGGCGTGGTCGACGACAAAAAGCGCGGTCTGGTGGCGCAGGTCACGCTGAGCTTTGCCACCGAGGAGCAGGTCGGCACCGTGCTTGGCGCGTTCACGCGGCCCTGGGACGTCGCGGAATAA
- the modA gene encoding molybdate ABC transporter substrate-binding protein has product MRISGAIAVMVLMVEPVQAAEITVFAAASLGDALSEATALWQQETGHQVILTPAGSSALARQIAAGAPADVFVSANTDWMDWLDAQGGIDAATRRVLMGNALVLIGAGEGEIPPVEIAPDYDITAELATSDRLAMALVNAVPAGIYGKAALQWLGQWEALEPRVAQADNVRAALALVALGETPLGIVYATDAVAETRVHVVGTFPAESHAPILYSAAVTAEASEGDVAAEFLDWLAGTGARAILRDHGFVLPPE; this is encoded by the coding sequence ATGCGAATATCCGGGGCTATCGCGGTCATGGTGTTGATGGTCGAACCCGTGCAGGCAGCCGAGATCACTGTATTTGCCGCTGCGTCCTTGGGGGATGCTCTGAGTGAGGCCACTGCGCTCTGGCAGCAAGAGACCGGGCATCAGGTGATCCTGACCCCTGCGGGCAGTTCCGCGCTGGCGCGGCAGATCGCAGCTGGGGCGCCGGCAGATGTCTTTGTTTCGGCCAACACGGACTGGATGGACTGGCTGGATGCTCAGGGGGGAATCGACGCGGCGACGCGGCGGGTGCTGATGGGCAACGCGCTGGTGCTGATTGGGGCGGGCGAAGGCGAAATACCCCCGGTGGAGATCGCACCGGACTATGATATCACGGCAGAGTTGGCGACCAGCGACCGTCTGGCTATGGCGCTGGTCAATGCGGTGCCTGCGGGCATCTATGGCAAGGCCGCGTTGCAATGGCTGGGTCAATGGGAGGCGCTGGAACCCCGCGTCGCGCAGGCCGACAACGTGCGCGCCGCGCTGGCGCTGGTGGCACTGGGCGAGACGCCGCTGGGTATCGTCTATGCCACCGATGCGGTCGCCGAGACCCGCGTGCATGTGGTGGGCACTTTTCCAGCCGAGAGCCATGCGCCGATCCTTTATTCTGCTGCGGTCACTGCCGAAGCGTCAGAGGGCGATGTTGCCGCAGAATTCCTCGACTGGCTTGCGGGGACCGGAGCGCGGGCGATCTTGCGCGATCATGGCTTTGTCCTGCCGCCCGAGTAG
- a CDS encoding ABC transporter transmembrane domain-containing protein, which yields MARETAPATSQEERAKSKRLGTLAQLWPFLAPYRSMLVAALVALSLTACVSLILPLAVRRVVDNFEIGSGALLNQYFGAALGIAALLAVGTALRYALVTRLGERVVADIRKAVFDRVIGLSPVFYEKLMTGEVLSRITTDTTLILSVIGSSISIALRNVLIFAGGLVLMLFTSWKLTLMVLLIVPAVVVPILTLGRKLRVLSRENQDWIAASSGNASEALSSVQTVQAFTHEALNRAAFAEVTEKSYDAARRRIWTRALMTAIVIFLVFTGVVGVLWIGAWDVRAGDMTPGALVQFVIYAVMVAGSVAALSEVFGELQRAAGATERLVELLQTEDAVQDPEIPEVLSAPVQGEIVFDHVRFSYPSRPGVSALDDVCLTVKPGETVALVGPSGAGKTTIIQLVQRFYDPDSGAVRMDGVALRDMERSEFRRHIALVPQDPVIFAASARENIRFGRPEASDAEIEAAAKAAAAHDFIAALPEGYDSYLGERGVMLSGGQKQRIAIARAILRDAPVLLLDEATSALDAESERAVQQAVDRLAETRTTIIVAHRLATVKKADRIIVMDQGRIVAQGAHDALVAEDGLYARLARLQFTDGMAAE from the coding sequence ATGGCCCGAGAGACCGCACCGGCCACGAGCCAGGAAGAGCGCGCCAAGTCGAAACGGCTGGGAACTCTGGCACAGCTCTGGCCCTTTCTTGCACCCTATCGCAGCATGTTGGTGGCGGCACTGGTGGCACTGTCCCTGACGGCCTGTGTGTCGCTCATCCTGCCACTGGCCGTGCGCCGCGTGGTCGACAATTTCGAAATCGGCAGCGGCGCGTTGCTGAACCAGTACTTCGGCGCGGCGCTGGGGATTGCCGCATTGCTGGCGGTGGGTACGGCGCTGCGCTACGCGCTGGTGACACGGCTGGGCGAACGAGTTGTGGCGGATATTCGCAAGGCAGTGTTTGACCGGGTGATCGGCTTGTCTCCGGTGTTCTACGAAAAACTGATGACCGGCGAGGTGCTAAGCCGGATCACCACTGACACCACCCTGATCCTCAGCGTAATTGGCTCGTCGATCTCGATCGCGCTGCGCAATGTGCTGATCTTTGCCGGCGGGCTTGTGCTGATGCTGTTCACATCGTGGAAGCTGACGCTGATGGTTCTGCTGATCGTGCCGGCCGTGGTCGTGCCGATCCTGACGTTGGGACGCAAACTGCGGGTGCTGAGCCGGGAAAATCAGGACTGGATCGCGGCCTCGTCCGGCAATGCGTCCGAGGCGCTGAGTTCGGTGCAGACCGTGCAGGCATTTACCCACGAGGCACTGAACCGGGCGGCTTTTGCCGAGGTGACCGAAAAGAGCTATGACGCGGCGCGGCGGCGTATCTGGACCCGGGCGCTGATGACGGCCATCGTGATCTTCCTGGTGTTCACCGGGGTTGTCGGGGTGCTTTGGATCGGGGCGTGGGACGTGCGCGCGGGTGACATGACACCCGGTGCGCTGGTGCAGTTCGTGATCTATGCGGTGATGGTTGCGGGATCGGTTGCGGCGCTGTCCGAGGTATTCGGCGAATTGCAGCGCGCGGCAGGGGCCACCGAACGGCTGGTCGAACTGTTGCAAACCGAAGATGCGGTGCAGGACCCGGAGATACCTGAGGTGCTGAGCGCCCCGGTACAAGGCGAGATCGTGTTCGACCACGTGCGGTTCTCTTATCCGTCGCGGCCCGGTGTGTCGGCGCTGGATGATGTGTGCCTGACGGTGAAACCTGGTGAGACGGTGGCGCTGGTCGGCCCCTCGGGCGCGGGCAAAACCACCATCATCCAACTGGTACAGCGGTTCTATGATCCCGACAGCGGGGCGGTGCGCATGGATGGCGTGGCGCTGCGCGATATGGAGCGGTCAGAGTTCCGGCGCCACATCGCGCTGGTGCCACAGGATCCGGTGATCTTTGCCGCCTCGGCGCGCGAGAACATCCGCTTTGGCCGCCCAGAGGCGAGCGATGCCGAGATCGAGGCCGCCGCAAAAGCCGCTGCCGCACATGATTTCATTGCCGCACTGCCCGAAGGCTATGACAGCTATCTGGGCGAGCGTGGCGTGATGCTGTCGGGTGGCCAGAAACAGCGTATCGCCATCGCCCGTGCAATCCTGCGCGACGCGCCGGTGCTGCTGCTGGACGAGGCGACCAGCGCACTTGATGCCGAGAGCGAGCGCGCGGTGCAACAAGCGGTGGATCGTCTGGCCGAGACCCGCACAACAATCATCGTGGCGCACCGTCTGGCCACGGTGAAAAAGGCCGACCGGATTATTGTCATGGATCAGGGGCGCATCGTTGCGCAGGGCGCGCATGATGCGCTGGTGGCCGAAGACGGGCTATATGCCCGGCTGGCGCGATTGCAGTTTACCGATGGAATGGCGGCAGAGTAG
- a CDS encoding mandelate racemase/muconate lactonizing enzyme family protein — translation MKLKDLDIIVTAPPAPGWGGRYWILVKLTTDTGITGWGECYASSVGPDAMTHVIRDVFERHMAGTHPQNIELMFRRAFSAGFTQRPDLTVMGAFSGLEIACWDILGKSLDRPVWALLGGRMHTKIRAYTYIYPLPEHDLTTFWNDPDQAAASALDLVARGYTGVKFDPAGPYTIHGGHQPSMSDISRSVEFCRTIRAAVGDRADLLFGTHGQFTTSGAIRLGQALEPFSPLWFEEPIPPDNLLEFAEVARAVRIPIATGERLTTKAEFAALLRTGGAKILQPALGRAGGIWEMKKVAAMAEAFNAEMAPHLYAGPVEWAANVALAASIPNLLIAETIETPFHKALIRDSIRIENGYILPSDAPGLGIEVDEDLARAHPYTGSGLHLQMQEAPCDYQNANIFMGGAPPVSD, via the coding sequence ATGAAGCTCAAGGACCTCGACATCATCGTCACCGCGCCGCCGGCCCCCGGATGGGGCGGGCGTTACTGGATCCTCGTCAAGCTGACCACCGACACCGGCATCACCGGCTGGGGCGAATGTTACGCCAGCTCTGTTGGCCCCGACGCGATGACCCACGTGATCCGCGACGTCTTTGAGCGGCATATGGCCGGAACTCATCCACAGAATATCGAACTGATGTTTCGCCGCGCCTTTAGCGCAGGCTTTACCCAGCGTCCTGACCTGACTGTCATGGGCGCGTTTTCGGGGTTGGAGATTGCCTGCTGGGACATCCTTGGAAAGTCTCTGGACCGGCCTGTCTGGGCGCTGCTCGGCGGGCGGATGCATACAAAGATACGCGCCTACACCTACATCTACCCCCTGCCAGAGCACGACCTCACCACGTTCTGGAACGATCCCGATCAGGCTGCCGCCTCGGCGCTTGATCTGGTGGCGCGCGGCTATACCGGGGTCAAGTTCGATCCGGCGGGCCCCTACACGATCCATGGCGGGCATCAGCCGTCGATGTCCGACATCTCGCGTTCCGTCGAGTTCTGCCGCACAATCCGTGCCGCGGTGGGCGACCGCGCAGATCTGCTCTTTGGCACCCATGGGCAGTTCACCACATCGGGCGCCATCCGGCTGGGTCAGGCGCTGGAACCCTTTAGCCCCCTCTGGTTCGAGGAACCTATTCCGCCGGACAATCTGCTCGAATTCGCAGAAGTCGCCCGCGCCGTGCGCATCCCTATCGCCACTGGCGAACGACTGACCACCAAGGCCGAATTCGCCGCGCTGCTACGCACTGGCGGGGCAAAGATCCTGCAACCCGCGCTTGGTCGCGCCGGAGGTATCTGGGAGATGAAGAAGGTCGCCGCCATGGCCGAAGCCTTTAACGCGGAAATGGCACCACACCTCTATGCCGGTCCGGTCGAGTGGGCGGCGAACGTTGCTCTGGCCGCGTCGATCCCCAACCTGCTGATCGCCGAAACCATCGAGACGCCGTTCCACAAGGCGTTGATCCGCGACAGCATCCGGATCGAGAATGGCTATATCCTGCCTTCGGACGCCCCCGGCCTTGGTATTGAGGTGGACGAGGATCTGGCCCGCGCACATCCCTACACCGGCAGCGGCCTGCACCTGCAAATGCAAGAGGCGCCCTGCGACTATCAAAACGCCAATATTTTCATGGGCGGTGCCCCACCTGTGTCGGACTGA
- a CDS encoding aldo/keto reductase: MKMNPLGRSGLMVSELCLGTMTFGNQTPEDEAHAQLDLALDAGINFVDAAEMYPVNPIAKETVGLTEAILGRWFARTGRRNDYILATKHSGAGQKFVRDGAPISSETIRPTLEGSLKRLQTDVIDLYQFHWPNRGSYMFRQNWDFDPSGQNRTDTVQHMHDALGALQCEVERGTIRHFGLSNESAWGTAMWLRLAEETGGPRVVSVQNEYSLMCRLADTDLAETLINEEVGLLPYSPLAAGLLTGKYQAGAVPDGSRMSLNGNLGGRKSDRCFDAVDAYLRVARDFEVDPVHMAVAWSARRPFVASSIFGATRLAHLEHALGAVDVDLTPELLTALDTAHKAHPMPY; encoded by the coding sequence ATGAAGATGAACCCGCTTGGCCGCAGCGGCCTGATGGTGTCGGAACTGTGCCTTGGCACGATGACCTTTGGCAATCAGACACCCGAGGACGAGGCTCATGCCCAATTGGACCTGGCGCTGGATGCAGGCATCAACTTTGTCGACGCAGCCGAGATGTATCCCGTCAACCCGATTGCCAAAGAGACAGTGGGCCTGACCGAAGCGATTCTGGGTCGCTGGTTCGCCCGCACCGGACGCCGTAACGACTACATTCTGGCAACCAAACACTCTGGCGCCGGACAAAAATTTGTTCGCGACGGTGCGCCAATTTCGTCAGAAACGATCCGCCCCACGCTCGAAGGGTCGCTGAAGCGGTTGCAGACGGACGTTATTGACCTTTACCAGTTCCATTGGCCCAATCGGGGCTCGTATATGTTTCGGCAGAACTGGGATTTTGACCCCAGCGGCCAGAACCGTACGGACACTGTCCAGCATATGCACGACGCGCTGGGCGCATTGCAGTGCGAGGTCGAGCGCGGCACGATCCGCCATTTTGGTCTGTCGAACGAAAGCGCGTGGGGTACCGCGATGTGGCTGCGTTTGGCCGAAGAGACCGGCGGCCCACGGGTGGTTTCGGTGCAGAACGAATATTCGCTGATGTGCCGTCTGGCCGACACAGATCTGGCCGAGACGTTGATCAACGAAGAGGTCGGTCTGTTGCCGTATTCGCCGCTGGCTGCGGGCTTACTGACCGGAAAATATCAGGCTGGCGCGGTGCCCGACGGATCGCGGATGTCGTTGAATGGCAATCTTGGCGGGCGAAAATCTGACCGCTGCTTTGATGCTGTGGACGCCTATCTTCGGGTTGCACGCGATTTTGAGGTCGATCCGGTGCATATGGCAGTTGCCTGGTCGGCGCGGCGGCCGTTTGTGGCATCGTCGATCTTTGGCGCAACGCGGTTGGCGCATCTGGAACATGCGCTGGGGGCTGTTGATGTCGACCTGACACCGGAATTACTGACTGCGCTCGATACGGCGCACAAGGCGCATCCGATGCCATACTAA